One genomic segment of Isachenkonia alkalipeptolytica includes these proteins:
- the secG gene encoding preprotein translocase subunit SecG translates to MRLALMVGQVIVSLVLIASILLQSGKSAGLSGSISGGAEQLMGRKGKGYEALLNKATTVAAVLFIGIALALVAIQ, encoded by the coding sequence ATGAGATTAGCATTAATGGTGGGACAGGTTATAGTATCGCTGGTTCTAATTGCAAGTATACTATTACAATCTGGAAAAAGTGCAGGTTTATCCGGTTCAATATCCGGTGGTGCAGAACAATTAATGGGACGAAAAGGCAAGGGGTATGAAGCATTACTAAACAAAGCAACTACAGTTGCAGCTGTGCTTTTCATCGGAATTGCATTAGCCCTCGTGGCAATACAATAA